The following are encoded in a window of Sphaerisporangium siamense genomic DNA:
- a CDS encoding suppressor of fused domain protein — protein MSSPASPSNRAIARRTAEAFGSRPRVHRYHDDQGRGFVDIAAAQDVPHAGVTSYATLGLSGAPMEMPDGGECPLRIELLGACKSSFESFANALAASAIRIISTRKFCAPGVIFPDILTTPGEAGDMKNFVFLSPFLWDDPFEAMELDDKKVAWLLAVPISDAELQYALDRGVPELESILEANSIDMFDLNRSSVL, from the coding sequence ATGAGTTCCCCCGCTAGTCCGTCCAATCGGGCGATCGCGCGGCGTACTGCCGAAGCTTTCGGCAGTAGGCCGCGCGTCCACCGGTACCATGACGATCAGGGGCGCGGCTTCGTCGACATAGCTGCGGCGCAGGATGTGCCTCATGCAGGGGTAACGTCTTATGCGACCCTCGGGCTGTCGGGCGCCCCCATGGAAATGCCTGACGGTGGAGAGTGTCCACTGAGAATCGAGCTCTTAGGGGCATGTAAAAGTAGCTTCGAGAGTTTCGCTAACGCCTTGGCCGCATCGGCCATAAGAATAATCTCAACGCGTAAGTTCTGCGCTCCGGGTGTTATATTTCCAGATATTCTGACAACACCTGGCGAGGCGGGCGACATGAAGAACTTCGTTTTCCTGTCGCCTTTCTTGTGGGATGATCCGTTTGAGGCGATGGAACTGGACGATAAAAAAGTGGCATGGCTCCTTGCCGTCCCGATCTCCGATGCTGAGCTTCAATACGCGTTGGATAGAGGCGTTCCGGAGTTGGAGAGTATATTGGAAGCGAATTCAATCGACATGTTTGACTTGAATCGTTCTTCCGTGTTGTAG
- a CDS encoding site-specific integrase, which translates to MTIRQTLQYIPDGVGLVLAPTKTINSERRIALPGSCVDVLTEHRRRHEGERQAIGALWPETGLVFTTRRGGMINPADVSRDFKALLQRAGLRTIRFHDLRHSCASFPLDQGVDLVVIEELLGHAHSSITADTYAHVRLRLRRGAIERMGDALDDPPET; encoded by the coding sequence TTGACCATCCGCCAGACCCTCCAGTACATCCCCGACGGGGTCGGGCTCGTGCTCGCCCCGACCAAGACCATCAACTCCGAACGGCGTATCGCTCTACCCGGCTCCTGTGTCGACGTCCTGACCGAACATCGCAGACGTCATGAAGGCGAGCGTCAGGCCATCGGAGCGCTCTGGCCTGAGACCGGGCTCGTGTTCACCACCCGGCGCGGCGGCATGATCAACCCGGCCGACGTCAGCCGCGACTTCAAAGCGCTCTTACAGCGTGCGGGCCTGCGCACGATCCGGTTTCACGACCTGAGACACTCGTGCGCCTCTTTTCCGCTGGACCAGGGCGTGGACCTGGTCGTGATCGAGGAGTTGCTCGGCCACGCCCACAGCTCCATCACCGCCGACACCTACGCCCACGTCCGGCTCCGCCTCCGACGCGGCGCCATCGAACGCATGGGCGACGCCCTCGACGACCCTCCCGAAACGTAG
- a CDS encoding TrmH family RNA methyltransferase — translation MTPGTRRQLRPTDVKRLNRTWRRNTENRLSLILESVTGPFNVGSIFRTAAAFGADQIWLAGNATPPTNPKVGKTALGTDRLVTWHEAVPALDAVRAAKEDGYHVLAVELTADAVPLHEARLNRDICLILGSEDHGCSPAVLEAADETLYIPQVGRVGSFNVATAAAITLAEARRQEWSSPPSPSVANESP, via the coding sequence ATGACCCCTGGAACCCGCAGGCAGCTCCGGCCGACCGACGTCAAGCGGCTCAACCGCACCTGGCGGCGCAACACCGAGAACCGTCTGTCGCTCATCCTCGAATCGGTGACCGGCCCGTTCAACGTCGGCTCGATCTTTCGCACCGCCGCCGCCTTCGGCGCCGACCAGATCTGGCTCGCGGGCAACGCCACCCCGCCCACCAACCCCAAGGTCGGCAAGACGGCGCTCGGCACCGACCGTCTGGTGACCTGGCACGAGGCGGTCCCGGCCCTGGACGCCGTCCGCGCCGCCAAGGAGGACGGCTACCACGTCCTCGCCGTCGAACTGACCGCCGACGCCGTCCCCCTGCACGAGGCCCGGCTGAACCGCGACATCTGCCTGATCCTCGGCAGCGAGGACCACGGCTGCTCCCCCGCCGTCCTGGAAGCCGCCGACGAAACCCTCTACATCCCCCAGGTCGGCCGCGTCGGCTCCTTCAACGTCGCCACCGCCGCCGCCATAACCCTCGCCGAAGCCCGCCGCCAGGAGTGGTCATCCCCCCCTTCTCCCTCGGTCGCCAACGAGAGCCCCTGA